A genomic segment from Dethiobacter alkaliphilus AHT 1 encodes:
- a CDS encoding ABC transporter ATP-binding protein — translation MSVLLKIQNLRTIINSPAGVVRAVDGVDLQIGRGEIVAVVGESGCGKSTMALSIMGLISSPDADVWADCLQLDGTELQTLSAEEKRRLRGRRISMVFQEPMSSLNPVLTVGEQVEEALLTHQRADKKTAGKKTIELLERVRIPSAAERLGDYPHQLSGGMQQRVMLAMALACEPDLLIADEPTTALDVTVQAQILQLLCELQNELGMAVLLITHDLGIVAEVANRVMVMYAGKLVEEAKVDSLFSRPLHPYTKGLLESRPELTGGQKRLHTISGAVADMWDLPTGCRFHPRCPQCMEHCQSQEPQVFVRGDATVRCWLYAQGVAP, via the coding sequence ATGTCTGTGCTTCTAAAGATACAAAACCTGAGAACGATAATTAATAGCCCGGCCGGTGTAGTTAGGGCGGTGGACGGAGTGGACTTGCAAATTGGCCGGGGAGAAATTGTGGCTGTGGTGGGGGAGTCGGGGTGCGGCAAAAGCACCATGGCCCTCAGCATTATGGGGCTTATTTCTTCACCTGACGCAGACGTGTGGGCAGATTGCCTGCAGCTGGACGGGACCGAACTGCAGACCCTATCTGCCGAAGAGAAACGACGACTGCGCGGCCGCCGCATTTCCATGGTTTTTCAGGAGCCCATGTCTTCACTGAACCCGGTCCTTACCGTGGGAGAACAGGTGGAAGAGGCTCTCCTGACACATCAACGGGCCGATAAAAAAACTGCCGGCAAAAAGACAATTGAACTTTTAGAGCGTGTCCGTATCCCGTCCGCCGCTGAGCGGTTGGGTGATTATCCGCACCAGTTAAGCGGCGGTATGCAGCAGCGTGTGATGCTGGCCATGGCTTTGGCCTGTGAGCCTGATTTATTAATAGCCGATGAGCCCACCACAGCTCTGGATGTTACTGTGCAGGCGCAGATTCTGCAGCTGCTTTGTGAGCTGCAAAATGAACTGGGAATGGCCGTACTGCTGATCACCCATGACCTGGGCATCGTGGCGGAGGTTGCCAATCGCGTAATGGTGATGTATGCCGGGAAGCTGGTGGAGGAAGCAAAGGTAGATTCCTTGTTTTCCCGGCCTTTGCACCCTTATACAAAAGGTTTGCTGGAGTCCCGGCCTGAACTGACGGGCGGGCAAAAAAGGCTGCATACCATTTCCGGCGCCGTAGCGGATATGTGGGACCTGCCGACAGGTTGCCGTTTTCACCCGCGCTGCCCGCAATGTATGGAACACTGCCAAAGCCAGGAACCGCAGGTTTTCGTCCGTGGTGACGCCACGGTACGCTGTTGGCTTTATGCCCAGGGAGTAGCGCCATGA
- a CDS encoding ABC transporter ATP-binding protein codes for MTVLLEVKELQKYFSPPMLRAVDGVSFTVRKGETLGIVGESGCGKSTLGRVILRLLDPSGGQIFYNGKNITGLNSRQMLPYRKKMQIVFQDPAGALNPKLTIGRALGETLRVHRLAEGRKEVEEKVVSLLSLVGMGSEHLDRYPHQFSGGQRQRIVLARALAVQPELMVCDEPVSALDVSIQAQIMNLLAELQETLGLSYIFIAHNLSVVKHISDRIAVMYLGKIVELADKQSLFQNPRHPYTQALLSAVPVADPQLRRKRIILSGEVPSPLNPPSGCRFRTRCPHAFDRCAREEPILRQTASNHQTACHLGSGPT; via the coding sequence ATGACCGTATTATTGGAAGTAAAAGAGTTGCAGAAGTATTTTTCTCCTCCCATGCTTCGTGCGGTGGATGGAGTGAGTTTTACGGTGCGCAAGGGGGAAACGCTGGGGATTGTGGGGGAATCAGGCTGTGGCAAGTCCACTTTGGGGCGGGTTATTCTGCGTCTGCTTGACCCCAGTGGCGGGCAAATCTTCTACAACGGAAAAAACATCACCGGGCTTAATTCCCGGCAGATGCTGCCGTACCGTAAAAAAATGCAGATAGTTTTTCAGGATCCCGCCGGTGCCTTAAATCCCAAGCTGACCATTGGCAGAGCATTGGGAGAGACTTTACGTGTGCACCGTCTGGCAGAGGGCAGAAAAGAGGTGGAGGAAAAGGTAGTGTCTCTGCTCTCTTTGGTTGGTATGGGCAGTGAGCATCTGGACCGCTATCCCCACCAATTTAGCGGCGGGCAGCGGCAGCGCATTGTGCTGGCCCGGGCATTGGCGGTGCAGCCGGAGTTAATGGTCTGTGATGAACCGGTTTCAGCCCTGGATGTGTCCATTCAGGCTCAGATTATGAATTTGCTGGCAGAGCTGCAGGAAACACTGGGGCTCTCGTACATCTTTATTGCCCATAATCTTAGTGTGGTTAAGCACATTAGTGACCGAATTGCCGTTATGTACCTGGGAAAGATTGTGGAGCTTGCCGACAAACAATCGTTATTCCAAAATCCCCGGCACCCGTATACCCAGGCGCTGCTGTCGGCGGTCCCTGTGGCCGACCCACAGTTGAGAAGGAAGCGGATTATTCTCTCCGGCGAAGTGCCCAGCCCTCTTAACCCTCCCTCCGGGTGCCGTTTCCGCACCCGCTGCCCCCACGCCTTCGACCGCTGTGCCCGGGAAGAACCAATCCTCCGTCAAACCGCTTCCAACCACCAAACAGCCTGCCACCTGGGGTCAGGTCCGACATAA
- a CDS encoding aromatic acid exporter family protein — MPNKFYVGGRIIKTALAVGLSIFIVQSLGFERVTLAAIVAMVTTQRTFYRSIVRSAARLGSVLLGAVLGTLFGLMLGNSPLAFGVVTIFVILSCLRLNWQDNILITAVVAIGIMSSEAASLPMYSVEQFLSALIGAVVALGINFLFAPHHQDDVKTKLQEIELSLSVMMNDVAREMLNTGKAAEDFELRAADIKREIKVGLELSKLFQEEQKFSLTKETQADRYRDALRKFSSQAERLVEMHNLAIRMEDDVPQARPIARLLRLLRRVQIRRLTGRPTHKDLLDTLIINLEADFKEMELPKTRAEFISRSSLVHLFKEIKKYYRRTGELPPVLQEEANIKRKLKKLKERGRERQK, encoded by the coding sequence ATGCCAAATAAGTTTTATGTCGGCGGCAGGATTATTAAAACAGCACTTGCCGTTGGTCTTTCCATTTTCATAGTGCAAAGTCTGGGTTTTGAACGGGTAACCCTGGCTGCTATTGTGGCCATGGTTACCACACAACGGACTTTTTACAGATCCATTGTCAGAAGTGCAGCCAGATTGGGCAGTGTTTTACTGGGTGCGGTGCTGGGCACCCTGTTTGGCTTGATGCTGGGCAATTCACCTTTGGCCTTTGGCGTGGTCACCATATTCGTGATTCTTAGCTGCCTGCGCCTTAACTGGCAGGATAATATCTTAATTACTGCGGTGGTAGCCATCGGGATTATGTCCAGCGAAGCGGCCAGCCTGCCCATGTACTCTGTGGAGCAATTCTTAAGTGCTTTAATCGGTGCCGTGGTTGCGCTTGGCATAAACTTTCTGTTTGCCCCCCATCATCAGGATGATGTGAAAACAAAGTTGCAGGAAATAGAATTGTCTTTATCGGTGATGATGAACGATGTGGCCCGGGAAATGCTCAATACCGGGAAGGCCGCTGAGGATTTTGAACTGCGGGCCGCAGATATCAAGCGGGAGATAAAAGTAGGGCTGGAGTTATCCAAACTGTTTCAGGAAGAGCAGAAATTCTCTCTCACCAAGGAGACCCAGGCCGACCGCTACCGCGACGCCCTGCGTAAATTCTCCTCACAGGCGGAACGGTTGGTGGAGATGCATAACCTGGCAATCCGAATGGAGGATGATGTGCCCCAGGCCCGGCCCATTGCGCGCCTGTTGCGTTTATTGCGCCGTGTCCAGATCCGTCGGCTTACCGGCAGGCCTACCCATAAAGATTTGCTGGATACTTTAATTATTAATCTTGAAGCAGATTTCAAAGAGATGGAGCTACCTAAAACCCGTGCTGAATTTATCAGTCGCTCTTCGCTTGTCCACCTGTTTAAAGAAATCAAAAAATATTACAGAAGAACCGGGGAATTGCCTCCGGTGTTGCAGGAAGAAGCCAATATAAAGCGCAAATTAAAGAAATTAAAAGAACGTGGCAGGGAAAGACAAAAATAA
- the rd gene encoding rubredoxin, whose product MEKWVCTYCGYIYDPAAGDPDNDVAPGTAFEALPDDWRCPDCGAEKEDFEKYAG is encoded by the coding sequence ATGGAGAAGTGGGTTTGCACATATTGTGGTTATATTTATGATCCTGCAGCAGGGGACCCGGATAATGATGTCGCACCTGGTACAGCCTTTGAGGCTCTGCCGGATGACTGGAGATGTCCGGATTGCGGAGCTGAAAAAGAGGACTTTGAAAAGTATGCCGGTTGA
- the buk gene encoding butyrate kinase yields MEKVLAINPGSTSTKIGLFDGEHCVLQEAIRHPREELESFSAVMDQVEYRCGAITYFLKEHGVALESLAAIVVRGGLLRPVSGGVWLVDEQMRDDLLRCRFGAHASNLGAVMAFPWGQKLGIPVYTVDPVTVDEFAPLARYSGLKEIRRQSMSHALNTKAVARRCAGRLGKGYGDVNLVIAHLGSGISVSAHQRGRMIDVNNANNEGPFSLERTGTLPALALIDMCFNGEKSREEMRELVTAKGGIYSYLQTKDFKEVTERAAAGDSEAREVMEAMAYQVGKEIGAMAAVLHGDVDAVALTGGMAYSEILVKMIEARVGFLGRVEVFAGEEELTALAEGALRALRGEEKPRIYGRD; encoded by the coding sequence ATGGAAAAAGTGTTGGCCATTAATCCCGGTTCCACATCCACAAAAATAGGTTTGTTTGACGGGGAGCATTGTGTACTCCAGGAGGCAATCCGCCACCCGCGGGAGGAACTGGAGAGTTTTTCTGCGGTGATGGATCAGGTTGAATACCGTTGTGGGGCCATTACATATTTTTTAAAAGAGCACGGCGTGGCACTGGAGTCATTGGCAGCCATTGTGGTGCGCGGCGGTTTGTTGCGCCCTGTTTCCGGCGGGGTGTGGCTGGTTGATGAACAGATGAGGGATGACCTGCTGCGATGCCGTTTCGGTGCGCATGCCTCCAATCTGGGAGCGGTGATGGCATTTCCCTGGGGACAAAAGCTGGGCATTCCGGTGTATACCGTGGATCCGGTGACTGTGGATGAATTTGCCCCTTTGGCGCGCTACTCCGGGTTAAAGGAAATCCGGCGCCAAAGCATGTCCCATGCTTTAAATACCAAAGCTGTGGCCCGCAGGTGTGCCGGGAGACTGGGAAAAGGCTACGGGGATGTGAACCTGGTGATTGCCCATCTGGGCAGCGGCATTTCAGTTTCTGCCCACCAGCGCGGCAGAATGATTGATGTGAACAATGCCAACAACGAAGGCCCTTTTTCGCTGGAGCGCACCGGCACACTGCCTGCGCTGGCCCTGATTGATATGTGTTTTAACGGTGAGAAATCCAGGGAAGAAATGCGGGAGCTGGTCACTGCAAAGGGCGGAATATATTCCTATCTGCAGACAAAAGATTTTAAGGAAGTTACAGAACGTGCTGCAGCCGGTGACAGCGAAGCCAGGGAAGTTATGGAGGCCATGGCTTATCAGGTGGGTAAGGAAATCGGTGCCATGGCAGCAGTTTTACATGGCGATGTAGATGCGGTGGCACTGACCGGAGGAATGGCATATTCTGAGATCCTTGTGAAGATGATTGAAGCACGGGTGGGCTTTCTGGGCCGGGTGGAGGTTTTTGCCGGTGAGGAGGAGCTTACTGCGTTGGCAGAGGGTGCGCTGCGTGCTTTGCGGGGCGAAGAGAAACCCCGGATTTATGGGCGAGATTGA
- a CDS encoding DUF885 domain-containing protein produces MNETNFQQHVETFVMWHAERSPTSATNMGIHTWDHKLADCRLEAIEAEAAGLEKFLQEFQACQSANYTNDGQVDHTLVVQLIKSMLRNHNEMSHHRRNPGYYLSEILNGVFSLILKDFAPWQQRQESLAARIAAAPAVLKEAKNNLEPDSVPRVWAEVALEQARMGPGLFLQMLPAMADSPEAAERLKEAGRETAAAMDDFARWLSEVVLPQAAGDFAVQTPLFDQLLKENHMVDYDSEELLATGWKLFEETKTQMETLAQQIDPHKTVEEIIEDAKNNHPTADGLLDAVRQAMEAARSFVMENNIATIPEGEQLDIIETPLFLRPLIPFAAYIPPGIYDKSLTGVYMTTPPNPDDSPEVAKGKLKGQHYAKLPVTALHEAYPGHHLQLVTAVKNGTTARKLGLHLSTLFIEGWAFYCEELMEQTGFIAEPVQKLGRLHDQLWRAARIILDVSLHCKGMSIDEAVDFLVTRCQLEPANALAEIRRYTLSPTQPQSYLMGKLEIMKIVDEYKQKHPGTTLKTMHDHILACGSLPPRLLHKALFAQ; encoded by the coding sequence ATGAATGAAACAAATTTTCAGCAGCATGTGGAAACATTCGTTATGTGGCATGCAGAACGCTCCCCCACCAGTGCCACCAATATGGGGATACATACCTGGGATCATAAGTTGGCCGACTGCAGGCTGGAGGCTATAGAAGCCGAAGCAGCGGGGCTGGAAAAATTTCTGCAGGAATTTCAGGCCTGCCAAAGCGCCAACTACACCAATGACGGGCAGGTAGACCATACCCTGGTGGTACAGCTAATAAAAAGTATGCTGCGCAACCATAATGAAATGTCACACCATCGTCGCAACCCGGGTTACTATCTTAGCGAAATTCTAAATGGGGTGTTCTCCCTGATCCTCAAAGATTTTGCCCCCTGGCAGCAGCGCCAGGAGAGCCTGGCCGCCAGGATTGCCGCAGCCCCCGCGGTATTGAAGGAAGCAAAAAACAATCTGGAACCCGACTCCGTGCCCCGGGTCTGGGCCGAGGTGGCCCTGGAACAAGCCCGGATGGGTCCCGGACTCTTTTTGCAGATGCTGCCGGCCATGGCAGACTCTCCGGAAGCGGCAGAAAGGTTAAAAGAAGCGGGCAGGGAAACTGCCGCAGCCATGGATGATTTTGCCCGCTGGTTAAGTGAAGTTGTACTTCCTCAGGCAGCCGGAGATTTTGCGGTACAGACCCCGCTTTTTGACCAACTGCTGAAAGAAAATCACATGGTGGACTATGACAGTGAAGAACTGCTGGCCACCGGCTGGAAGCTTTTTGAGGAAACAAAGACACAGATGGAGACACTGGCACAGCAAATTGACCCGCATAAGACGGTGGAAGAAATCATTGAAGATGCAAAAAACAACCATCCCACCGCAGATGGGCTCTTAGATGCGGTCCGGCAGGCAATGGAAGCGGCACGCAGCTTTGTTATGGAAAATAATATTGCCACCATTCCTGAGGGGGAACAGCTGGATATCATTGAAACCCCGTTGTTTTTGCGCCCCCTCATTCCCTTTGCCGCCTACATTCCCCCCGGCATTTACGACAAATCACTCACCGGTGTATACATGACCACACCGCCTAATCCCGATGACTCCCCGGAAGTGGCAAAAGGAAAACTTAAAGGCCAGCATTATGCCAAACTGCCGGTAACGGCACTGCACGAAGCATACCCCGGTCATCACCTGCAGCTGGTCACCGCAGTAAAAAACGGCACCACCGCACGCAAACTGGGACTTCACCTCTCCACCCTGTTCATAGAAGGCTGGGCGTTCTATTGCGAAGAACTGATGGAGCAAACCGGTTTTATTGCCGAACCGGTGCAGAAGCTGGGGCGTCTCCACGACCAACTCTGGCGTGCCGCCCGTATCATCCTGGATGTAAGCCTGCACTGCAAAGGCATGAGCATCGATGAAGCGGTGGACTTTTTGGTCACCCGCTGTCAGCTGGAGCCGGCCAATGCCCTGGCGGAAATCCGCCGCTACACCCTCTCCCCCACCCAGCCCCAGTCATACCTGATGGGGAAATTAGAGATTATGAAAATTGTGGACGAATATAAGCAAAAGCATCCGGGCACAACCCTAAAAACCATGCACGACCACATCCTGGCCTGCGGCTCCCTCCCTCCCCGCCTCCTCCATAAAGCCCTCTTCGCCCAATAA
- a CDS encoding diguanylate cyclase domain-containing protein, which translates to MKKRINPYALRITAYYVLIAGLWIFFSDRLLALMVVDPDLQNDLQTYKGLFFVSLTGLLLFWELSRSLNIRLHNEQQLLSSNNKLSALIEASPLAIITLDKDGRVMSWNPAAETMFGWKEHEVLGHLNPIVPEDKVLEFRQLQAQVKKGGSVSGAEVRRQRKDGSLCEVSLSTAAVHNEQGEVTGFVSFIADITEQKQKEEQLRFLSLHDALTGIYNRTYFEQEMRRLESGRFPRVGMIVCDLDGLKLYNDSLGHDVGDSLLQAAAQIIKSCFRESDVVARIGGDEFAVLLPDTDLNAVENACERIGKGIARYNEENGKLYLSMSIGFAVSEEPVKIAELFKEADNNMYAEKLRRNENVRNATTHILLKALTTRDFIGDGHGERMEDMVTDFAQSVKIPESRLDDIRMFARYHDIGKVGISESLLMKPEILGGGELEEVRRHSEIGHRIALSAPDIAHLAEWILKHHEWWDGSGYPLGLKGKDIPLECRLLAIVDAYDALTSKRPYRQPLSSEEAFRELRDFAGRQFDPKLVEAFIEMMQARDCKKVPIEI; encoded by the coding sequence TTGAAAAAGCGGATCAATCCTTATGCGCTGCGAATAACTGCATATTATGTCCTTATTGCGGGGCTGTGGATTTTTTTCTCCGACCGCCTGCTGGCCTTGATGGTGGTGGATCCGGACTTGCAAAACGACTTGCAAACATATAAAGGCTTGTTTTTTGTATCCCTGACAGGATTGCTGCTTTTTTGGGAGTTATCCCGTTCCCTTAACATCCGGCTGCACAATGAACAGCAGCTTTTATCATCAAATAATAAATTAAGTGCTCTGATTGAAGCCTCACCATTGGCCATCATTACTCTGGACAAAGATGGCCGGGTAATGAGCTGGAATCCAGCGGCGGAAACTATGTTTGGCTGGAAGGAACATGAAGTACTGGGCCATCTTAATCCCATAGTGCCGGAAGACAAAGTGCTGGAGTTTCGCCAGCTGCAGGCTCAGGTTAAAAAGGGCGGCTCCGTCTCAGGAGCAGAGGTAAGGCGTCAGCGTAAAGACGGTTCATTATGCGAAGTGAGTTTATCCACTGCAGCGGTTCACAATGAGCAGGGGGAAGTGACAGGTTTTGTCTCATTTATTGCCGATATTACAGAACAAAAGCAAAAGGAAGAACAGTTAAGGTTTCTCAGTCTGCACGATGCCCTTACCGGCATTTACAACCGCACTTACTTTGAGCAGGAAATGCGGCGCCTGGAGTCGGGACGTTTTCCCCGGGTAGGTATGATTGTTTGCGATTTAGATGGGCTAAAACTCTACAATGACAGCCTGGGGCACGATGTGGGTGATAGCCTTCTGCAGGCAGCGGCTCAGATCATTAAGTCCTGCTTCCGGGAAAGTGACGTGGTGGCCCGGATTGGCGGTGATGAATTTGCTGTGCTTTTGCCGGATACAGACCTTAATGCGGTGGAAAATGCCTGTGAGAGGATCGGTAAAGGTATAGCCCGTTACAATGAAGAGAACGGAAAGCTGTATCTGAGCATGTCCATCGGTTTTGCCGTCAGTGAGGAACCGGTAAAGATAGCCGAACTGTTTAAGGAAGCGGACAATAATATGTATGCTGAAAAACTGCGTCGGAATGAAAATGTTCGCAATGCCACGACTCATATCTTATTAAAAGCTCTTACCACAAGAGATTTTATCGGGGACGGACATGGAGAGCGTATGGAAGATATGGTGACGGACTTTGCGCAGTCGGTAAAGATTCCCGAAAGCCGCTTAGATGATATTCGCATGTTTGCCAGGTACCATGATATCGGCAAGGTGGGTATCTCCGAGAGTCTTTTGATGAAGCCTGAAATTCTGGGTGGAGGCGAACTGGAAGAAGTCCGTCGGCATTCAGAAATCGGCCATCGTATTGCTTTGTCTGCTCCGGATATTGCCCATTTGGCCGAATGGATATTAAAGCATCATGAATGGTGGGACGGCAGCGGCTATCCTCTGGGTCTGAAGGGAAAGGATATACCGCTGGAATGTCGGCTTTTGGCCATTGTGGACGCCTATGATGCCTTAACCAGCAAGCGGCCGTACCGTCAGCCCCTGTCTTCCGAAGAAGCTTTTCGTGAACTGCGTGACTTTGCCGGCCGGCAGTTTGACCCTAAACTGGTGGAAGCCTTTATTGAAATGATGCAAGCACGTGACTGTAAGAAAGTACCAATAGAAATCTAG
- a CDS encoding bifunctional enoyl-CoA hydratase/phosphate acetyltransferase, whose product MSFENYHQVIAALQDYDKCRMCIAGAADDTVLQAVREAKKADLVDFVLVGDEERIWRLAMTASLNLQGMEIINIKDPVEAAAHAVELTSKGKADILMKGMVNSADFLRAVLSPEGGLRTDRILSHLAVYEIPGYYRLIYMSDGGLNVEPDLGQKQAILENAVEFLQALGLEKPRAAILTANEKVNPKVQSTVDAWELKQKAAAGEIHGVVVDGPMALDVAISQDAAVHKGLESPVAGRADLLIVPNIEAGNLLGKAIIYFASGKMAGLVLGAKKPVILTSRNEPSSGKMASIALAAYSIVRNR is encoded by the coding sequence TTGAGTTTTGAAAATTATCATCAGGTGATTGCCGCTTTACAGGATTATGATAAATGCCGCATGTGTATTGCCGGTGCTGCCGATGATACGGTGCTGCAGGCCGTGCGGGAAGCAAAAAAAGCCGATTTGGTGGATTTTGTGCTGGTGGGGGATGAAGAGCGGATCTGGCGTCTGGCTATGACCGCCAGCCTTAACCTGCAGGGAATGGAAATTATAAATATTAAAGACCCGGTGGAAGCGGCGGCCCATGCTGTGGAGCTAACTTCAAAAGGCAAGGCCGATATTCTGATGAAAGGCATGGTAAACAGTGCAGATTTTCTGCGTGCTGTATTAAGCCCGGAAGGGGGCCTGCGCACAGACAGGATTCTCTCTCATCTGGCGGTTTATGAGATTCCCGGCTATTACCGGTTAATTTATATGTCCGACGGTGGACTAAATGTGGAGCCTGATTTAGGGCAAAAGCAGGCCATTTTGGAAAACGCCGTAGAGTTCTTGCAGGCCCTGGGGTTGGAAAAACCCCGGGCCGCCATTCTCACCGCCAATGAAAAGGTTAACCCCAAGGTCCAGTCCACCGTGGATGCCTGGGAGCTAAAGCAAAAGGCGGCGGCAGGGGAAATTCACGGCGTGGTGGTGGACGGTCCCATGGCACTGGATGTGGCCATTAGTCAGGATGCAGCTGTTCATAAAGGGTTGGAAAGCCCGGTGGCCGGCCGTGCAGACTTGTTGATTGTGCCAAACATCGAAGCCGGCAATTTGCTGGGCAAAGCCATTATTTATTTTGCTTCCGGCAAGATGGCGGGCTTGGTGCTGGGGGCAAAAAAGCCGGTGATCCTAACTTCCCGTAACGAACCCTCCTCCGGTAAGATGGCCTCCATTGCGCTGGCGGCTTACTCCATTGTCCGCAACCGATAA
- a CDS encoding PFL family protein: MLTIQEIVETIEMVQKEHLDIRTITMGISLRDCSHPDVKVACKKIYDKITRLASDLVPVGEQLEREFGIPIVNKRISVTPMAMVAESTDTDSYVDFARTLDRAAEAVGVNFIGGFSALVHKGLTVGDSKLLDAIPQALAETERVCASVNVASTKSGINMDAVYRMGSIIKEAAELTADRDGLGCAKLVVFANVPEDNPFMAGAFHGVGEPESVINTGVSGPGVVKRAVEKVQGTDFGTLSETVKKTSFKITRMGELVGRAAAERLGVPFGIVDVSLAPTPAVGDSVAEILEAMGLERCGTHGTTAALALLNDAVKKGGAMASSYVGGLSGAFIPVSEDAGMIRAVEDGALSVDKLEAMTCVCSVGLDMIAVPGSTTAETIAAIIADEAAIGMINQKTTAVRIIPAPGKDVGDSVEFGGLLGRAPIMAVNSFSSSDFVRRGGRIPAPIHSLRN; encoded by the coding sequence ATGTTAACAATCCAGGAAATTGTTGAAACGATAGAGATGGTTCAGAAAGAGCATCTGGACATCAGAACAATCACCATGGGTATCAGCCTGCGTGATTGCAGCCATCCGGATGTTAAAGTGGCGTGTAAGAAGATTTATGACAAAATTACCCGGTTGGCCAGTGACCTGGTACCGGTGGGGGAACAGCTGGAGAGGGAATTTGGCATTCCCATAGTAAATAAGCGCATTTCTGTCACTCCCATGGCCATGGTGGCTGAATCTACCGATACCGACAGTTATGTGGATTTTGCCCGGACACTGGATCGCGCCGCAGAAGCGGTGGGAGTAAATTTCATTGGCGGGTTTTCAGCACTGGTACATAAAGGCTTAACCGTTGGCGACAGCAAACTGTTGGATGCCATCCCGCAGGCTTTGGCGGAAACGGAGCGGGTTTGTGCCTCGGTTAATGTGGCCAGCACCAAAAGCGGTATTAATATGGATGCGGTCTATCGTATGGGCAGCATCATAAAAGAGGCGGCAGAGCTTACCGCAGACCGGGATGGCCTGGGCTGCGCCAAGTTGGTGGTATTTGCCAACGTGCCGGAAGACAATCCTTTTATGGCCGGAGCATTTCATGGTGTAGGGGAGCCTGAAAGTGTAATTAACACCGGCGTCAGCGGTCCCGGCGTGGTTAAACGGGCAGTGGAAAAAGTGCAGGGCACCGATTTTGGCACCCTCTCCGAAACAGTGAAAAAGACCTCTTTTAAGATTACCCGCATGGGGGAGTTGGTGGGACGTGCGGCAGCTGAGCGTTTAGGTGTGCCCTTTGGCATTGTGGATGTATCCCTGGCGCCTACTCCGGCGGTGGGCGACAGTGTGGCCGAAATACTGGAAGCCATGGGGTTGGAGCGTTGCGGTACCCATGGTACCACTGCGGCACTGGCACTTCTTAATGATGCCGTAAAAAAAGGGGGAGCCATGGCTTCGTCTTATGTGGGCGGTTTGTCAGGTGCCTTTATTCCCGTCAGTGAAGACGCCGGCATGATCCGTGCGGTGGAAGACGGAGCTTTGAGTGTGGATAAGCTGGAGGCTATGACCTGTGTATGTTCTGTGGGCTTGGATATGATTGCGGTCCCCGGCAGCACCACTGCGGAAACCATTGCCGCAATCATTGCCGATGAAGCAGCCATCGGTATGATTAACCAGAAAACTACTGCGGTGAGGATTATCCCTGCTCCCGGTAAAGACGTGGGCGATTCGGTGGAGTTTGGCGGCTTGCTGGGCCGTGCACCGATAATGGCGGTAAATTCGTTTTCTTCCAGCGATTTTGTCCGGCGCGGTGGTCGAATTCCTGCCCCAATTCATAGTTTGCGTAACTAA
- a CDS encoding ACT domain-containing protein has product MQRPETPGGSRIIVSVLGHDKVGIIAAVANILSESNINILDISQTIMQGFFSMILIADMENSKIDLATLKELLANKGEELGLRIDAQHEDIFRYMHRI; this is encoded by the coding sequence ATGCAGAGACCAGAGACGCCAGGCGGCAGCAGAATTATTGTCAGTGTGCTGGGCCATGATAAGGTGGGTATTATTGCAGCGGTGGCCAATATTTTATCGGAAAGCAACATTAATATACTGGATATCAGCCAGACAATCATGCAGGGGTTTTTCTCCATGATTCTCATTGCGGATATGGAAAACAGTAAGATCGATTTGGCCACATTAAAGGAGTTGCTGGCCAATAAAGGTGAAGAGCTGGGGTTGCGTATCGATGCCCAGCACGAAGATATCTTCCGTTATATGCACCGAATCTAG